A segment of the Roseiconus lacunae genome:
TCGATATCACCGCCGGGCTGCAACGCGGTTTTTAATTGTTGGTTTGCCTAGCGCTAGGGCATAAGTGGATGCCGGAGCTTATTTCGCTCAGCAGTCTATTTCGTACAGCGATAAACGAACGCGGGGGGCAGGTTCCGCCAAACCGTCTCCGATCGTCGCACGTCGGAGAAATTCTCTCGCAGTCGCTTAGAAAATCGTCTCCCGGCCGGCAAAATCACGCCCTGCCAGTATGCAAAGGTTGCGAATTTTGCATTGGGTGCCATGCGATTGAGGGTGACTGACATAATCTCCCGCTGCAGTGAATCGGGGAACGACGCCCATGGCAGCCCACACAAGACAGCGTCGACTTGGCCGATCCCAGCGGCATCGCAAATGGCGTCTAGGTTGGTCACGCTGTCTTCGATGACCGTTGCCGATGGGCATCGCCGACGCGTCAGTTCTGCCATGTCGTGACTGCGTTCGATCGCGAC
Coding sequences within it:
- a CDS encoding class I SAM-dependent methyltransferase, encoding MRESITFLREFAKNPTKVGAIAPSSPGLVRVMTHGFDWQKARGVVEFGPGTGVFTEAIVKKLHPDAKFVAIERSHDMAELTRRRCPSATVIEDSVTNLDAICDAAGIGQVDAVLCGLPWASFPDSLQREIMSVTLNRMAPNAKFATFAYWQGVILPAGRRFSKRLRENFSDVRRSETVWRNLPPAFVYRCTK